The Fibrobacter sp. UWB2 genome window below encodes:
- a CDS encoding S1 RNA-binding domain-containing protein, with amino-acid sequence MELGRINRARVESITPQGYYLELETGGSVLLPGNRNKFTLVEGEIIDVFVYTDSEDRPIATLEKPLAQVGEFAVLTVKEVNRVGAFLDWGLNKDLYLPFKQQLGELQKGDRCVVFVLEDEKSGRIIATEKIKSFIDPDTNDLHIGQRVELAAYEVTPDYVDCLVDYRYTGRLMMTPGMERIYIGDTMPGFIQRFTSDGKITLNLTPIGYKGMMKSESPNAVMQKLEAAGGFLPYGDHTDPETIRREFGMSKKTFKKIIGTLFREEKIVITEDGIRAV; translated from the coding sequence ATGGAACTTGGAAGAATTAACCGCGCACGCGTCGAATCTATCACGCCACAGGGTTACTACCTGGAACTTGAAACTGGCGGAAGCGTGCTCCTCCCCGGCAACCGCAACAAATTCACGCTTGTCGAAGGCGAAATCATTGACGTGTTCGTTTACACGGACTCCGAAGACCGCCCGATCGCAACACTCGAGAAGCCGCTCGCCCAGGTAGGCGAATTTGCGGTGCTCACCGTCAAGGAAGTCAACCGCGTTGGCGCATTCTTGGATTGGGGGCTCAACAAGGATTTGTACCTCCCCTTCAAGCAGCAACTTGGCGAATTGCAGAAAGGCGACCGCTGCGTAGTCTTTGTACTCGAAGACGAAAAGAGCGGACGCATCATCGCCACCGAAAAAATCAAGAGCTTTATCGATCCGGACACGAACGACTTGCATATCGGCCAGCGCGTAGAACTTGCCGCTTACGAAGTCACGCCCGACTATGTCGATTGCCTCGTAGATTACCGCTACACGGGCCGCCTCATGATGACGCCCGGCATGGAACGCATCTACATCGGCGATACGATGCCCGGATTCATCCAGCGTTTCACGAGCGACGGAAAGATTACGCTCAACTTGACTCCGATCGGTTACAAGGGCATGATGAAGAGCGAAAGTCCCAATGCGGTCATGCAAAAGCTCGAAGCTGCGGGCGGATTCCTCCCCTACGGCGACCACACCGATCCGGAAACTATCCGTCGTGAATTCGGCATGTCCAAAAAGACGTTCAAGAAGATTATCGGGACGCTTTTCCGCGAAGAAAAAATCGTGATCACCGAAGACGGGATTCGCGCAGTTTAA
- the nadB gene encoding L-aspartate oxidase, whose amino-acid sequence MYDILVLGAGISGLSAALHAAEKGFHVVILTKGAKPDGSSNYAQGGICSVTEKTDKFEFHVADTLEAGAGLCKKDSVKILVKNGPTTIKQLVKWGVQFTPSPEDKTQFDLHLEGGHSHHRILHAADLTGKEIMRALLCELHKQKNIDYLENCYIKDLICEGEGKNKRCIGAKIIHQKSGEVERIYAKATILSTGGAGRIWQYTVCPPDSCGDGMAIAARAGAALQDIEFMQFHPTSLYAPKFKKPFLISEAVRGFGGILKNDKGEEFMNQVHPLHSLAPRDIVARAIHSEMQRLGKDHMFIDLSGRTPKDIKSHFPHIYSKCMDAGIDITKEWIPVVPAAHYMCGGVLVDTWSRTEIKGLYACGEVAATGVHGANRLASNSLLESVVFAIRAVDDIEKSGIVKDKIIPSKSSAKESVSFAKAAYWRKRKKMLQDMMWTHCGIVRTVAGLNQGLKVIEELQKDVDTAIKNKETENLHYLEFLNALQVSKMILIAALRRKESRGLHYILDYPNQDPKTKHQSIYLSDKK is encoded by the coding sequence ATGTACGATATTTTGGTTCTGGGTGCCGGCATTTCTGGATTGAGCGCCGCCCTCCACGCGGCAGAAAAAGGGTTCCACGTTGTCATTTTAACCAAAGGTGCAAAGCCGGACGGCTCATCGAACTACGCTCAAGGCGGTATCTGCTCTGTCACCGAAAAAACAGACAAATTTGAATTCCATGTGGCAGACACCCTCGAAGCAGGTGCAGGTCTTTGCAAAAAGGACTCCGTGAAAATTCTCGTGAAGAACGGTCCCACGACTATCAAGCAGCTCGTCAAGTGGGGCGTCCAGTTCACACCGTCGCCCGAAGACAAGACTCAATTTGACCTCCACCTCGAAGGCGGACACAGTCACCACCGCATTTTGCACGCCGCAGACCTCACCGGTAAAGAGATTATGCGCGCCCTCCTTTGCGAACTTCACAAGCAAAAGAACATCGACTACCTCGAGAACTGCTACATCAAGGATTTGATTTGCGAAGGCGAAGGCAAGAACAAGCGTTGCATCGGTGCAAAGATTATTCACCAGAAGTCTGGCGAAGTCGAACGCATCTACGCAAAGGCTACCATTCTTTCGACTGGTGGTGCAGGCCGCATTTGGCAGTACACCGTCTGCCCGCCCGATAGCTGTGGCGATGGCATGGCAATTGCAGCACGCGCTGGCGCCGCCCTCCAGGATATCGAGTTCATGCAGTTCCACCCGACAAGTTTGTACGCACCGAAGTTCAAGAAGCCGTTCCTCATTTCCGAAGCGGTGCGCGGTTTTGGCGGCATCCTCAAGAACGACAAGGGCGAAGAATTCATGAACCAGGTGCACCCGCTGCACTCCCTCGCCCCGCGCGACATTGTCGCTCGCGCCATCCACAGCGAAATGCAGCGTCTCGGCAAGGACCACATGTTTATCGACCTCTCTGGCCGCACCCCGAAGGACATCAAGAGCCACTTCCCGCACATTTATTCTAAGTGCATGGATGCAGGCATCGATATCACCAAGGAATGGATTCCGGTCGTCCCGGCTGCCCACTACATGTGCGGTGGCGTTCTCGTCGACACATGGTCCCGCACCGAAATCAAGGGACTCTATGCTTGCGGCGAAGTTGCTGCAACGGGCGTCCATGGCGCAAACCGTCTTGCATCTAACTCGCTTTTGGAAAGCGTCGTATTTGCCATCCGCGCTGTCGATGATATCGAAAAGAGCGGCATCGTTAAAGACAAGATAATTCCAAGCAAGTCCTCCGCCAAGGAATCAGTCAGCTTCGCAAAGGCCGCCTACTGGCGCAAGCGCAAGAAGATGCTCCAAGACATGATGTGGACGCACTGCGGCATTGTCCGTACCGTCGCTGGCCTCAACCAAGGTCTCAAGGTCATCGAAGAACTCCAGAAGGATGTCGATACCGCCATCAAGAACAAAGAAACTGAAAACTTGCACTACCTTGAATTCCTGAACGCCCTTCAGGTTTCCAAGATGATTCTCATTGCCGCCCTCCGTCGCAAGGAATCTCGCGGTCTCCACTACATCCTCGATTACCCCAATCAGGACCCGAAGACAAAGCACCAGAGCATTTACCTGAGCGACAAGAAATAA
- a CDS encoding DUF5662 family protein: MFHPIRHFITITKHRNEVIRLCIKAGIGLQGLFHDLSKYSPTEFIPGAKYYTGKESPNNGERRDTGYSLAWMHHKGRNKHHFEFWYDYDMKTKKIVPMDMPDRYIKEMFCDRVAASKTYNKKNYTQEAPLQYLTKSTAHEKMTETTYKKLLFLLKKLATDGEKETLRFMRHCKELPTE, from the coding sequence ATGTTCCATCCTATTCGTCATTTCATTACGATTACCAAGCACAGGAACGAAGTGATTCGGCTTTGCATCAAGGCCGGTATCGGGTTGCAGGGGCTGTTCCACGATTTGTCGAAGTACAGCCCTACCGAATTCATTCCTGGTGCAAAGTATTACACGGGCAAGGAATCGCCAAACAACGGCGAACGCCGCGATACGGGCTACAGTCTTGCATGGATGCACCACAAGGGGCGCAACAAGCACCACTTTGAATTTTGGTACGATTACGACATGAAGACAAAGAAAATCGTGCCGATGGACATGCCGGACCGCTACATCAAGGAGATGTTCTGCGACCGCGTGGCTGCCTCCAAGACGTACAACAAGAAAAACTACACGCAAGAAGCTCCGCTCCAGTATTTGACGAAAAGCACTGCGCACGAGAAAATGACGGAAACGACTTACAAGAAGTTGCTGTTCTTGCTCAAGAAGCTTGCGACGGATGGCGAAAAAGAAACGCTTAGGTTCATGCGGCATTGCAAGGAACTGCCGACTGAGTAA
- a CDS encoding CAP domain-containing protein yields the protein MKINLFGNMAKYATCAAFAFAFTSCSDHASVVRYEYHEYEQEAEQQPSPSEVLNSSSSVKSSSSKKSASSSSSEKAATSSSSEKSAASSSSSARSSSSSAEKSFFSETWREDCLAKINEYRATENLDPLTLAPEEKQTCTDQEAADDLAENKAHGHFGNCGEGAQNSGPNFNTSWRKTATEATDAFLKMMWEDEKALVTSGERDPDKKEDYSYIGHYLNMKGNYKTVACGIALTEDGKKGWLNINFFRK from the coding sequence ATGAAAATTAATTTATTCGGTAATATGGCTAAGTATGCGACTTGCGCTGCTTTTGCGTTTGCGTTTACATCGTGCTCTGATCATGCTTCGGTCGTGAGGTATGAATACCATGAATATGAACAAGAAGCAGAACAGCAGCCTTCACCTTCCGAAGTCTTGAATTCATCGTCTTCCGTAAAATCTTCATCTTCCAAAAAGTCTGCGAGCAGTTCATCATCTGAAAAGGCTGCCACATCTTCGTCTTCCGAGAAATCGGCCGCCTCGTCTTCATCCTCGGCAAGGTCTTCGTCTTCTTCCGCGGAAAAGTCCTTTTTCAGCGAAACCTGGCGCGAAGATTGCCTTGCGAAAATCAACGAATACCGTGCGACAGAAAATCTTGACCCGCTGACGCTTGCACCTGAAGAAAAGCAGACCTGTACCGATCAGGAAGCTGCAGACGATCTCGCCGAAAACAAGGCTCATGGTCACTTTGGCAATTGCGGCGAAGGCGCGCAAAACTCGGGTCCGAACTTCAATACCTCTTGGCGCAAAACGGCAACTGAAGCTACCGATGCTTTCCTCAAGATGATGTGGGAAGATGAAAAGGCTCTCGTGACTAGTGGCGAGCGCGATCCCGACAAAAAAGAGGATTATTCCTACATCGGCCACTACCTCAACATGAAGGGCAATTATAAAACAGTCGCCTGCGGTATTGCTCTCACAGAAGATGGCAAAAAAGGCTGGCTGAATATCAATTTCTTCAGAAAGTAA
- a CDS encoding ABC-F family ATP-binding cassette domain-containing protein, with translation MLNVSNVSLQYGSRVLFKEVNLSFKRGNCYGVIGANGAGKSTFLKILSGELEPNTGEVTKDPGERIAVLKQDHFAYENNTVLETVMMGFPELYELSKKRDELYALPEMTEEQGMQAMEIETRFGEIGGYEADSNAAVLLKGLGIPEEFHYNLMSELDGGQKIRVLLAQALFGNPDILLLDEPTNHLDLETVGWLEDYLERFENIVIVVSHDRHFLNAVCTHTCDIDYGKINIYGGNYEFWYAASQLAQKQRKDQNRRAEEKIEELKAFIRRFASNAAKAKQATSRKKLLDKMTVEEMPASSRKFPWVNFKMDREPGKIVLEVKNATVDGGDGIVCKGFDFSLGNQDKVALVGEYDTLKTAFFQLIAEEIKAPDGVLKWGNTISYNYFPKNNDAYFKTDLSLVDWLRQYSKEQDETFIRGFLGRMLFTGEEALKSANVLSGGEKVRCMLSKMMLSNANCLLLDEPTAHLDLEAITALNNGLKAFQGPVIFCSQDHEFVQTVANRVLELTPNGVVDRSITFDEWLETKKTKKK, from the coding sequence ATGCTTAATGTTTCTAATGTCAGTCTCCAGTATGGTAGCCGCGTCCTCTTCAAGGAAGTGAATCTTTCCTTCAAGAGAGGCAACTGCTACGGTGTCATCGGCGCAAACGGTGCCGGCAAGTCCACATTCCTCAAGATTCTTTCGGGCGAACTCGAACCGAACACGGGTGAAGTCACGAAGGACCCGGGCGAACGTATCGCCGTTTTGAAGCAGGACCATTTCGCCTACGAAAATAACACGGTCCTCGAAACCGTGATGATGGGTTTCCCGGAACTTTATGAACTGAGCAAGAAGCGCGACGAACTTTACGCGCTCCCTGAAATGACCGAAGAACAGGGCATGCAGGCCATGGAAATCGAAACGCGCTTTGGTGAAATCGGCGGTTACGAAGCCGACTCCAACGCAGCCGTGCTCCTCAAGGGCCTCGGCATTCCCGAAGAATTCCACTACAACTTGATGTCCGAACTCGATGGCGGCCAGAAGATCCGCGTGCTCCTCGCCCAGGCTCTGTTTGGCAACCCGGACATTTTGCTCTTGGACGAACCGACGAACCACCTTGATTTGGAAACCGTCGGCTGGCTCGAAGACTACCTCGAACGTTTCGAAAACATCGTGATCGTGGTGAGCCATGACCGTCACTTCTTGAACGCTGTCTGCACGCACACATGCGATATCGACTACGGCAAGATCAACATTTACGGCGGTAACTACGAATTCTGGTACGCAGCAAGCCAGCTCGCCCAGAAGCAGCGCAAGGACCAGAACCGCCGCGCTGAAGAAAAGATTGAAGAACTCAAGGCGTTCATCCGCCGCTTCGCCTCTAACGCTGCAAAGGCCAAGCAGGCCACCAGCCGTAAGAAGCTTTTGGACAAGATGACCGTCGAAGAAATGCCGGCATCGAGCCGTAAGTTCCCGTGGGTGAACTTCAAGATGGACCGCGAACCAGGTAAGATTGTGCTCGAAGTCAAGAATGCCACCGTTGATGGCGGCGACGGCATCGTCTGCAAGGGATTCGACTTCTCGCTCGGCAACCAGGACAAGGTCGCTCTCGTCGGTGAATACGACACACTCAAGACCGCATTCTTCCAGCTCATCGCCGAAGAAATCAAGGCTCCGGATGGCGTGCTCAAGTGGGGTAACACCATCAGCTACAACTACTTCCCGAAAAACAACGACGCTTACTTCAAGACAGACCTCTCCCTCGTGGATTGGCTGCGCCAGTACAGCAAGGAACAGGACGAAACGTTCATCCGCGGCTTCCTCGGCCGTATGCTCTTTACCGGTGAAGAAGCCCTCAAGAGCGCCAACGTGCTCTCCGGTGGTGAAAAGGTACGCTGCATGCTTTCGAAGATGATGCTCTCGAACGCCAACTGCTTGCTCCTCGACGAACCGACCGCTCACCTCGACTTGGAAGCCATCACCGCTTTGAATAACGGCCTCAAGGCATTCCAGGGCCCGGTCATCTTCTGCTCGCAGGACCATGAATTTGTCCAAACTGTCGCAAACCGCGTTTTGGAACTCACGCCGAATGGTGTTGTTGACCGCAGCATCACCTTCGACGAATGGCTTGAAACCAAGAAGACGAAGAAGAAGTAA
- a CDS encoding PCMD domain-containing protein: MLFEIFNCTKNGRYANATLSLLGILAFVILNGCSADYDTFGVSDYRNLEEISFAEQDGSSAVYSAEHRMEFDFVAPSESQKIWDSLTIENIDMSHFASLHLVDDEIEEFPTDSLELDSLAQKVPCSKNAVKVGDKIQVPSSHIVYVVVVSESGMKSIWQLVLNIPEPESERSSSSVKSAKSSSSVKSAASSSASSSSAKSAASSSASSSSTNKSSSSNSGESRESSESRDSSSSAVENPVESSGSRESSDSREAPAPRILSLSIAGKSAEFDADRKTFHVDNLDFRTDLTALELSEIELSEGATANIEVGESYDFGAGVQVTVTNANDESETYIVKAGYQLPGSNFNTWKGDNVTPDSIWGNANTILTTTEKITSGSMIGAQIQTSSALTKMASGSLYTADFNPKGVGTLSMASSSTWPDGNELLDFGKPFAARPEFMEVKFSYDGKGDSCDIYILLENRTGDKNVNRKSSDVNKLVASAWFRSTKADNSGRENPDVVSVSEPDENKMRTLRLKLQYGEPLAGSPIENSSTFNTKLESSNKSAINNGLVQGTGDEPVTHIRVVFASSADGNHYKGTKGAILVIDEMKLIY, from the coding sequence ATGTTGTTCGAAATTTTTAATTGTACAAAAAATGGTCGTTACGCAAATGCTACGCTCTCGCTCCTTGGCATTTTAGCGTTCGTTATTTTGAATGGTTGCTCTGCAGATTACGATACATTTGGTGTATCGGATTATCGCAATTTAGAAGAAATCTCGTTTGCAGAACAGGATGGCTCATCTGCTGTATATTCGGCAGAACACCGCATGGAATTTGATTTTGTTGCCCCATCGGAATCTCAAAAAATTTGGGACTCGTTGACTATTGAAAATATCGACATGAGCCATTTCGCGTCACTCCATTTAGTCGATGATGAAATAGAAGAGTTCCCGACGGACTCGCTTGAATTGGATTCCTTGGCGCAAAAGGTGCCGTGTTCAAAAAATGCTGTAAAAGTAGGCGATAAGATTCAAGTGCCTTCGAGCCATATTGTTTATGTAGTTGTTGTTTCTGAAAGTGGAATGAAGTCCATTTGGCAATTGGTTTTGAATATTCCGGAGCCCGAATCAGAACGCAGTTCATCTTCTGTAAAATCCGCAAAGTCTAGCAGTTCCGTGAAAAGTGCTGCGTCTAGTAGTGCTTCCAGTAGCTCCGCGAAAAGTGCTGCTTCTAGTAGCGCATCTAGCAGCTCCACGAATAAATCGAGCAGTTCAAATAGCGGCGAATCTCGTGAATCTAGCGAATCTCGTGACTCTAGCAGTTCTGCTGTTGAAAATCCCGTCGAATCCAGCGGCTCTCGTGAATCTAGCGATTCTCGCGAAGCTCCCGCCCCGCGCATCCTCTCGCTTTCCATCGCAGGCAAATCCGCTGAATTTGATGCAGACCGCAAAACTTTCCATGTGGACAATTTGGATTTCCGTACAGACCTCACAGCGCTTGAACTTTCTGAAATTGAACTTTCAGAAGGCGCTACTGCAAATATCGAAGTGGGCGAGTCTTACGACTTTGGCGCGGGCGTTCAAGTGACTGTCACGAATGCAAACGACGAATCTGAAACGTACATCGTCAAGGCGGGCTATCAGCTGCCGGGATCGAATTTTAACACCTGGAAAGGTGACAATGTCACGCCAGATTCCATCTGGGGCAATGCCAATACCATTTTAACGACGACGGAAAAAATCACGTCTGGCTCCATGATCGGTGCTCAAATCCAGACGAGTTCTGCTCTTACCAAAATGGCTAGCGGCAGCCTCTATACGGCGGATTTCAATCCCAAAGGCGTCGGTACACTCTCGATGGCAAGTTCTTCGACATGGCCCGATGGCAATGAACTCTTGGATTTCGGTAAGCCATTTGCTGCACGCCCGGAATTTATGGAAGTCAAGTTCAGCTACGATGGCAAGGGCGATAGCTGCGATATTTACATCCTTCTTGAAAATCGCACTGGCGATAAGAACGTCAATCGTAAGTCTAGCGACGTAAACAAGCTGGTTGCTTCTGCTTGGTTCCGCTCTACGAAGGCGGATAATTCCGGCCGCGAGAATCCTGATGTCGTTAGCGTCTCGGAACCGGACGAAAACAAGATGCGCACGCTCCGTCTCAAGCTCCAATACGGCGAACCGCTCGCAGGCTCACCGATTGAAAATTCTTCGACGTTCAACACGAAACTTGAATCCTCGAACAAGTCTGCCATTAATAACGGCTTGGTGCAGGGGACAGGCGACGAGCCCGTGACGCATATCCGTGTGGTGTTTGCTTCGAGTGCCGATGGTAACCATTACAAGGGTACAAAGGGCGCGATACTCGTCATTGACGAAATGAAACTTATTTATTAG
- a CDS encoding peptidylprolyl isomerase, with protein sequence MLTWINEKAKWVIVIFAAGIAIGLLAMDRVPDQGRSYPIGVVNDTKISYADFDSRVKMIVQNQYQNQHLDDEQYSQLRAQVFSSFVRQALFAEQYETAELSASVAELKNEFKRNSDAVRARLVQEAQARLYAIQQQASSQEDLMQRTQAYISSLPKFLTDTTFNKADYDAWIETPAAYRWSAMLMLEDEMKNNTIPARQLQTLVGASVHPTSLEAKWAVERRMTDYELQVAVAPSASFVVDSNAVDSVMVAGYFNAHMDSFFVQKDVAQFQYVSLPVEATAGDDASIREYAMTLYYQLTDSSSTTTFEDMARVSSEDPGSAEKGGVLSEDFVGRGTYVKPFEDAAFALDSGKISEPVRSQFGYHIIKSYGNVKNAKGEVEKVKVGHILLTVTASSNTIDSLEKILTNIKKDVDAGSDLLTEAQARGLEVKTSEWVSNDGNIAAFGYLKGLASFAWPNENLPKEESEISGVLRNNKWVVIAKKIGSYKAGERSLPLYYNDIKATLIKQKSAKAAESYLNSVAAQVKAWNPADTATKIEKVELETKNASVDGFVPGFGYGNAQIARVVGKATVGEWTAPVVAENGAVMLKVVSKKTPKLEEVEEAIKQDVDNSYRFGVMTAFNDYVTSLEASTPVKSNLDLFYRD encoded by the coding sequence ATGTTAACGTGGATTAATGAAAAAGCCAAGTGGGTAATTGTGATCTTTGCCGCCGGTATCGCTATCGGTCTTCTCGCCATGGACCGTGTTCCGGACCAGGGCCGCAGCTATCCTATTGGTGTTGTCAACGATACCAAGATTTCCTATGCGGACTTCGATTCTCGCGTGAAGATGATCGTGCAGAACCAGTATCAGAACCAGCACTTGGATGACGAACAGTATTCTCAGCTCCGTGCCCAGGTGTTCTCGAGCTTCGTTCGCCAGGCTCTCTTTGCCGAACAGTACGAAACGGCCGAACTTAGCGCCTCGGTTGCTGAACTCAAGAACGAATTCAAGCGCAATTCCGACGCCGTTCGCGCACGCTTGGTCCAGGAAGCTCAGGCTCGCCTCTATGCCATCCAGCAGCAGGCTTCTTCTCAGGAAGACTTGATGCAGCGCACTCAGGCCTACATCTCTTCTCTCCCGAAGTTCCTCACCGACACGACTTTCAACAAGGCTGACTATGACGCTTGGATTGAAACTCCGGCCGCTTACCGCTGGAGTGCCATGCTCATGCTCGAAGACGAAATGAAGAACAATACCATTCCGGCTCGTCAGCTTCAGACCTTGGTCGGCGCTTCTGTCCATCCGACTTCTCTCGAAGCCAAGTGGGCTGTTGAACGCCGCATGACGGACTACGAACTGCAGGTGGCGGTCGCCCCGAGCGCATCCTTTGTTGTGGATAGCAACGCCGTTGATAGCGTCATGGTCGCTGGCTATTTCAACGCTCACATGGATAGCTTCTTTGTGCAGAAGGACGTGGCTCAGTTCCAGTACGTCTCTCTCCCGGTTGAAGCTACTGCCGGTGATGATGCTAGCATCCGCGAATACGCAATGACCCTTTACTACCAGCTCACGGATTCTTCTTCTACGACGACGTTCGAAGACATGGCTCGCGTTTCTTCTGAAGATCCGGGCAGCGCAGAAAAGGGGGGCGTCCTGAGTGAAGATTTCGTCGGTCGTGGCACTTACGTCAAGCCGTTCGAAGATGCTGCTTTCGCTCTTGATTCTGGCAAGATTTCTGAACCGGTCCGCTCTCAGTTCGGTTACCACATCATCAAGTCCTACGGCAACGTGAAGAATGCTAAGGGCGAAGTTGAAAAGGTCAAGGTCGGTCACATCCTCCTCACCGTGACGGCTTCTTCCAATACTATTGATAGCCTCGAAAAGATTCTCACCAACATCAAGAAGGATGTTGATGCTGGTTCTGACTTGCTGACCGAAGCTCAGGCTCGTGGTCTCGAAGTCAAGACTTCTGAATGGGTTTCTAACGATGGCAACATTGCAGCTTTCGGTTACCTCAAGGGTCTCGCTTCTTTCGCTTGGCCGAACGAAAACCTCCCGAAGGAAGAAAGCGAAATTTCTGGCGTGCTCAGAAACAACAAGTGGGTTGTTATCGCCAAGAAGATTGGTTCTTACAAGGCTGGCGAACGTAGCCTTCCGCTTTACTACAACGATATCAAGGCAACGCTTATCAAGCAGAAGTCTGCCAAGGCTGCTGAAAGCTACTTGAACTCTGTTGCCGCCCAGGTCAAGGCTTGGAATCCGGCTGATACCGCTACCAAGATTGAAAAGGTTGAACTCGAAACCAAGAACGCTTCTGTCGACGGCTTTGTTCCGGGCTTCGGCTACGGCAATGCTCAGATTGCACGCGTTGTGGGCAAGGCTACTGTTGGTGAATGGACCGCTCCGGTTGTTGCCGAAAATGGCGCCGTGATGCTCAAGGTCGTTTCCAAGAAGACTCCGAAGCTCGAAGAAGTAGAAGAAGCCATCAAGCAGGATGTGGACAACTCCTACCGCTTTGGCGTGATGACTGCTTTCAACGACTACGTCACTTCTCTCGAAGCTTCTACGCCGGTCAAGAGCAACCTCGACCTCTTCTACAGAGACTAA
- a CDS encoding OmpA family protein produces the protein MRMISRIAFSAIVAVSFASAGKLAPNKTHAVLNVTYTNEENVPHAKKKLTFVGQNKGKKVVITTDVYGEASFHIPREDSYTILCESLTGPFECGETPYVSRTASTGGISVVFDDTRSELTGVTFKAGSAELVPSSLKTLNAAIAGLKRNPKAKIEVEGHTSSDGSAELNQQLSEDRANSVRNYMIEQGIDADRVTAVGYGPSRPKGDNSTEAGRRANRRIELKVLNADEVNF, from the coding sequence ATGAGAATGATTTCCCGCATTGCATTTTCGGCAATAGTGGCAGTTTCTTTTGCATCTGCCGGCAAACTTGCACCGAACAAGACGCACGCCGTGCTGAACGTGACTTACACGAACGAAGAAAACGTTCCGCATGCCAAGAAAAAGCTCACGTTTGTGGGGCAGAACAAGGGAAAAAAGGTGGTCATCACGACGGACGTGTATGGTGAAGCTAGCTTCCATATCCCGCGTGAAGATTCCTACACGATTCTCTGCGAAAGCTTGACGGGACCGTTTGAATGCGGCGAAACTCCGTATGTTTCCCGCACGGCAAGCACGGGTGGAATTTCGGTCGTTTTTGACGATACTCGTTCCGAACTTACGGGCGTGACGTTCAAGGCGGGCAGCGCTGAACTTGTGCCGAGCTCCTTGAAGACTCTCAATGCCGCGATTGCAGGGCTCAAGCGCAATCCGAAGGCCAAGATTGAGGTGGAAGGCCATACAAGTAGCGATGGCTCCGCAGAACTCAACCAGCAACTTTCTGAAGATCGCGCAAACAGTGTCCGCAATTATATGATTGAACAGGGGATTGATGCTGACCGCGTGACTGCTGTGGGTTATGGCCCGAGTCGCCCGAAGGGTGACAACTCGACAGAAGCGGGTCGCCGCGCCAACCGTCGTATTGAGCTTAAAGTGCTCAACGCCGACGAAGTGAATTTCTAA
- a CDS encoding ADP-ribosylglycohydrolase family protein, producing the protein MIGAIIGDTVGSIYEFENYKAKDFELFPDGVSPTDDSILSFATADWIMRGGEAWKYYVAYASKYECPVGGYGGGFTRYVVKARRDGFGTPYDSCGNGSAMRISPVGWAFNTKEEVLAKAKESAECTHNHPEGIKGAQATALAIFIARMGASKDEIKTTIESEFSYDLNFTIDELRPEYSWSYPGAALCQGTVPQAIRCVLEATDYEDAIRNAVSLGGDSDTLACIAGGIAEAVFGIPQKIYKVGMNILKYYFPEPHKLVTEFENKYGNRILQ; encoded by the coding sequence ATGATTGGAGCAATTATCGGCGATACCGTCGGTTCCATTTACGAATTCGAAAACTACAAAGCTAAGGATTTTGAGCTGTTCCCTGATGGGGTATCGCCCACAGACGATAGCATTCTCTCGTTTGCTACGGCAGACTGGATTATGCGCGGAGGCGAAGCGTGGAAGTATTACGTCGCTTACGCAAGCAAGTACGAATGCCCTGTCGGCGGTTACGGCGGAGGGTTCACCAGATATGTCGTCAAGGCACGCCGCGATGGTTTTGGCACGCCATACGACAGTTGCGGGAACGGTTCTGCCATGCGCATTTCGCCGGTAGGCTGGGCGTTTAACACCAAGGAAGAGGTGCTCGCCAAGGCCAAGGAATCTGCCGAATGCACGCACAACCATCCCGAAGGAATCAAGGGAGCGCAGGCGACTGCACTTGCAATTTTCATAGCCCGCATGGGAGCGAGCAAGGACGAAATCAAGACGACCATCGAGAGCGAATTCAGCTATGATCTGAATTTCACAATTGATGAACTGCGTCCGGAATATAGCTGGTCTTATCCGGGAGCGGCGCTTTGCCAAGGGACGGTTCCGCAAGCCATCCGCTGCGTCTTGGAAGCGACGGACTACGAAGATGCCATCAGAAACGCAGTGTCCCTCGGCGGGGATAGCGATACGCTCGCCTGCATTGCGGGCGGTATCGCCGAAGCAGTATTCGGCATTCCGCAAAAAATCTATAAAGTAGGCATGAACATTCTCAAGTACTACTTCCCGGAACCACACAAGCTCGTGACGGAATTCGAAAATAAATACGGGAATCGGATTTTGCAATAA